Part of the Toxotes jaculatrix isolate fToxJac2 chromosome 8, fToxJac2.pri, whole genome shotgun sequence genome is shown below.
GTGCACTAAATTCTCCTGTACATtagcttcctcttcctgtctacATTCTCGCTTCTCTGCTTCGATCTTTGactctctctcagtcttgcaCGCAGGCTTACACTCTCTGTCTAATGTTGGATAGTGCTGGAGTGCATTTAGGAATTATCTGTGGTCTACCCACCCTGGATCAGCTTCAAACACAATATTATCTGCCACCGTGTTTGTATCGACTCTTCACCTCTCttgactctctctctcgcttccTCCCTGTGCTCTCTAGGCTCTGGCCATGACCGAGGTGAACGGGCCAGGCCCCCAGGCAGCAGAGCCGCAGATTGCCATGTTCTGTGGCCGTCAGCTCCTGCACATGAACCTACAGACTGGGCAGTGGGAGCCGGATCCTCAGGGCCGGCAGGGTTGCTTCAAAGAGCCCAGCGAAATCCTGTCCTACTGTCAGGAGGTATGGTCCTGAACCTTGCAAGGGAAATAACTTAAACCTGAACAAATGTTATGAACACCAGTCTGGATCGATGCCTCTAACAGCAGCATTATCAAAATCAGAATCGTAATGGCAAAGTAGTCAGGAGTTCTGAAAGAATGAAGCGCAGGGAAATTGTGTAAAATGTCATATTCTTTTTCTCTAATTTGGTTTGTCCAATACCTGCCCTGTCAAATCTATATATTTAACCATATATAGTAGAGAGATGGTGGCCTGTTGAAATATTACAATATTTCATTTGCACCACCATCACCCTATCGTCTGTTGTTACCGGATATGTGTACTCTTTAACATCTACTGTAAGGTAAGCAGTGTTACACATATTCTCCACGCAGTCCTCCTACAGTTGTATTTATTGGAAGTGCAACTGTAAAGGCAACCAAGCGCCACCTGGAGGCCAAAGTCCATATAGCTGCCACAGAGAGCAGTAGTCCCGAATGGACTATAATGCGATTAGCTGGCACATTATGCATCTGTGATGGCTTTCACACAAAagcagtcctttttttttttccttgacatTTGTGAAGAAAGCATTTTAGCGTGCATTCAGACTCTGGGCCAGCTGCAAGTCTCTCACTATTCATCCTCATTATGAGTTTAGGCATCAAATTATTGGCCTGGACTTTAAATGAAAGCAGTCAGATGTGAAATTGGAAATACAAAAGACAAGAATGTTAGAAAGACAAGAATGTTCACTGAAGTTCTAACTTCAGTATGCCATGTCTAACATGGCTTAAGACAAAGGCCTTACACAGCTTCATATAAACAGTTAGAAACTATGTTGCATGACTCTTTCCCTTGTTAGTCTTCTCCCCACTGACTGtgttctccttcctctttctccctgatCCTGCTACTTTCATTCCAACCCCCCCAACCAATCCCCGAACCTCTTCTCTAACCAATCCTTCCCCATCCACTGCTCCTCTTGTCTTCAATCCCTCTGTACTGTCCATCCATCtacctgtttctgtgtctctgtcgtCTCTGCATGTACCTTTACGTCCAGATGTACCCAGCGCTTCCAATCTCCCATATAGAGGAGTCAAAAAGACCAGTCACCATCCACGCCTGGTGCAAGAAGGGCTGGGGCCATTGCCAGACACATCCCTTCATAGTCCTGCCCTACCGCTGTCTAGGTAAGAACAACACACCTCACTGTCGTTAGATAAGTACAAGGATACATAGGTTTAGATTTTCTGTGTGCCCCTTCTGGAGAAAGTGCTTCCTTCAGTCACgatggagagaagaaacaaGTACAAAAAAGCATCGTTTATATTTCTAGACTGACTATGTGCTTGACGTCATGCCGTCTGCTTTCAAAATTAGTTGACAGTGGAAACAGAATGGAAACGCCAGAAGGCCAGATTCATGCCAGGGTCATTGCAGACCACGAGACCACTTCTGAAATAGTTCAACATAATTGTTTACCAAGGTTTAAATAAGAAAACTGagaccactctcatgtctgtctgttaaatatgaagacTCCAAAGTTAATGTCCAAAGATGataaaatccacctaccagcatgATAAGCTTAGTAAGTAAATCAAGTAGATAACAGAGTGTGTTTTAAAGGGGACttgtgaaatataaaaactaAGCAGTTACATAACTtatatttcataaaataaaGAATGGCACGTATCATAACTCTGTGTCAAAGCATATTTATGTGCTGGGGCCCCCCAGCAGCTTGCCTGGTAGAGTGTGTACTAGTGAAGGCTGATTCCTTACTGCAGTGGCCGGGGTTCGAATCCAGCCTGGaccctttgctgcatgtcatgcCCCAAATTTCTTGTCTAAGCAAGACTTTAGATTTACACATggctttacatttatttcattttttgaacTTGAGTGCCATTGCCTTTGCATCTCCACCCAGCCCTCTAATTGTGTTAATAAATCAGGGTATGCAGTTTGATGCACACAAAGCACCATGTACAGCAAGACAGTATTGCAGAGACGCCATGGCTGCTAGAAGCCACAAGGGGGGAAGATCAGCTAACAATAGacaagtgaatgaatgagtaatGAACAGTGAGTCGCTCTGGAGTCATGAAGCCCTTTGATTAGTGTGCACAGCTCCGTGGAACTGGCGCTAGCTTGTTTGATTTCTACTGTACTGGCAGCGTGGGTGAAAACTTTCCTTTATGTATGAACCCTAAAGAAGTGCATGCAGTAATGGTGCTGTGTGAGGAAGAGTAGTGAATGCAAAACAGAGGCTTTAAAACTTGTTCTTCGTTTCTCAGTGGTTTGttttatataaaaagaaaaagttcttCATTTATGATCTCAATGAGCACAGCACATTTTTACTTCATGTCTTTGACctgctactgtaactgcagtTTGTCTATTTAAAGTGCTTGAAGTTAACACATTGATGCTTTCTGTTAGACCTAATTTGTTCAGCCCATCCCCCTTTGACTATTCTGGTTCGCTATCAAACAAGTTTGACTcttcaaacactgacactgacctgCTTGAAAGCAGCTAACACTGACCTcaccttttcttccctcttgcCGCAGAGGGCGAGTACGTAAGCGAGGCCCTTCTGGTGCCCGACCGATGCCGATTCCTCCACCAGGAGCAGATGGATGCTTGTGAGAGTTATGTTTACTGGCACAACATTGCTAAGGAGGTGAGaaggacacaaacatgacagtTGTACAGTTTTTAGACAAATTGTGCACAACTTTCCATGTGCACCATGAACTTTCCACTGCAGATTTATAACCTTTTGTGAAGCCAGGCCTAGTAGCGATAGCAGATAAGATTAATAGGTCTAGGTGTGAGTTGTGTAGCACGTCATAATTTGTCAGTACGCCTACCTGTGTTGTTTGTTAGAGAAGGAAAAGTGGCAGAGTTCAACCTGCAACACTCCTTCATACCTCCTCCTGttaactttttatgttttaggaGAAGAAACTCAGAATTCAGTCTTGTTATATTTAGATGTTACAGTGTTTGATGTTacttttaacttcaaaatgttAATTTCACCCTCATTACACATAATACAAAGTGTTTTTAACacttctgatctgatctgattcCTCCCTAACAGGAATGCACTGCAGACAATCTGGAGCTCCACAGCTACGGCATGCTGCTGCCATGTGGAGACCACTTCCGGGGGGTCGAGTATGTGTGCTGCCCAGGCCGAGGGAGTTCCAGCGGtaaaggagaaacagaggagagggatgTCCCTGCAGGTCCTCAGACATTCACATCCCAGACCAGTGGAAAACTGAATTCTGTGTAAGATGCTAATATATTCAACTTGACGACATAAAGATGTTAGCGGGTGAGAGGTCGTGTGCTAGTAGTCATCAGAGTAATGACCGAGTAATTTTCCACAGCACCAAAGTAACAGCCCCCACCCCAAGCCCCTCCCCTGACACAGATGTGGATGAGGCCGAcatggaagaggaggatgatgaagtggtggaagaggaggaggaggaggaagtcgatgaggaggaagcagaagaggaggaagtggaagaggaggaagaagaggagacaatGCTTGTCAAAGATCCAGATGAGTATGAATACCCTATTGACTCAGGACCCTACCAGACATCAGACTATCTGGACTCTTTCTACTATGAGAAAAACCACAAGCCCACCACCTCGGCACCTCTGATGAAGGGAGACAGCGGTGAGTGTTGTCATTTTTTCCGTTAATCCTTCCATTGGCTGTGATAAATCATACAAAAACATCTTATTCAATGGAAAAtaagctttgtgtttttttcccaacaCATTTGCCCCCGCTCACTCATGCACCTCATGCATGGATGTGGTAAATTCATCAACACATTGGTGCTTATATTGTTTCCACTTGAGTTCTTGACTGATCATTAACCTCAcaacctgtgtatgtgtgtgtcaggaccATCGAGTGTATGTCACACATTAACACCCACAACAACATCCAGGCTTCAGCAGGGTACATTGCTGGTATGCACAGATGAAAACTAATGAAACTAATCCAGTTCACTTAAAGTCTAACCCAAATTATGTCATATACGTTATAAAATATGTAGAATTCGGCTTAAATAATCCTCAACCATGTGAATGTTTCATTTTATCCAGTTCCTAGAGAGATGTTGTActtgcatttaaaataataaaagtattAAACCAAAGTGAAATGGGGTTTGGGATTGGTAATgtttaatcttatttttttaatatttggaaGCAGTTGAAACCTCCACAATCTTTAGTAATGATTAATCTTGTGTGTTACACAACATGGTGTTTGTTTCCTTGGTAATATGGTGGGGTTAcaaaaaacattagaaatgtCATCTTCCATCCAAATTTTTGCCGACACAAAGCAGATGTTGTTTTCCATTGtttcttgtttcatttttcccATTCCTCCAGTTTAACTCTTTAAATTGCTTTCCCACATTCTCTCGCTACTTTCTCAATGCAAACCCGTTTGCATTTTGGCCAGGGCTGTAATTACTGGATGATTGCTTTCTGGCTCTTGGAGAATGCACAACAGTAACAACCTCTGTATTCTGTCTTTCCCACCCAGTGACTACACCTCGGCCCACAGATGGCGTTGATGTTTATTTTGAGAAGCCGGTGGATGACAGTGAGCATGCCAACTTCCTGCGTGCCAAAACAGACCTGGAGGAGCGCAGAATGAAGCGCATCAATGAGGTGAATTTCACAGGGCTGAGAACAGGCTAATAGTCGGTTGGCTGGCAGGTCAGACTGTTGACAGTCAATTCATTAATCTGGGATGAGACTCCCTGTTCCATTGCTCTCGGTCCCTAATCTAATTCTCAGAATGACAGGGCCACTGGCCTGTACATGTTTCACCTTCCCATTTTGGGAAgcagatacagaaaaaaaagaaaaataaattctggATATGCCCCTAAAAAGTGTCAGCCTGGGACTGTGCTGTAAAACTTAAATTATATATCATGGACAGTCTATATCTATACTTTTTCATAATTAATCCCCTTATAACTGTAATATAATACTATTAAAATGCAGAACAGTAATCTGGAATAGTAACCTTTTATTGCCTAGTGCCTGCTTTATACTTCGCATTGGTTGCGTAGGTCGAGTTTCATACATGATGGAAGTTTAGGGTTTATCACATTGCACATCTGActatgtttgcatgtatgtgggTGTTTATCTTTGCTCACAATCTCAAAACAGCTTCTGTACAACTTCGAGATTTGGGTTTTGGCTGTGGTATTGCACACCACAAATACGACATTGCCACCCAGccataaaaacattataaatgttcttctaaaagaaaaacaactcatCAGTGAGTCAACCAGTggtctgcttgtttttttttctctttgcaccAGACATTCCACATAACTGTGAACATGCTTTGTTTCATAATGATGTTTCGTAATTTTGAGGACTACATGTACTCTCTCTCTTACGGAGAGTTTGATGAGTAGATTGATAACACCCTATCTCATATCTGTCCTTTAAATACAAAGCTACTAGCAGCTGCCGGTATGTGTATATGAGTGATTTCGTCTTTCTATTCCTCAGATCATGAAGGAATGGGCGGAGGCAGACAACCAGTCAAAGAATCTGCCAAAGTCAGAGCGACAGGCCCTGAATGAGGTAAGTGGACTTTTGTCATCCTGCTTTATCGATTCTTGATTCTGTGATTTAAATTCTCCTGTGGAAACATAAACATCATCCTTGTATCTACTCCCTCATCTTTCCCCAATCAGCACTTCCAGTCTGTGCTGCAGACGCTGGAGGAGCAGGTCGCTGGAGAAAGGCAGAGGCTGGTGGAGACTCATCTTGCCAGAGTTGAGGCTATTCTCAATAACAACCGCCGCCTGGCTCTGGAGAACTACTTGACTGCTGTACAGTCTGACCCCCCTCAGGTAAGTGCAtcatggaggacagaggagatgaGATCAGAACAGATTTGCTTTAGATTCTTTCCCTGCAGTAGACAGTGACTTCATCTCAGTGCCTGACATTTCTTCAACATATTGTCTTCCAGCCGGAGCGCGTTCTGCAGGCTCTGAAGCGATACATGGCTGCAGAGCAGAAGGaccgcagacacacactcaggcactACCAGCATATTGTGGCTGTTGACCCCCAGAAGGCTGAGCAGATGAAAttccaggtgtgtgtctgtctgaaatGCTTTTCGCACACATTTGTGCTTTTGGGATGCGAGGCTCCTTTTTGCTgaccataaaacacacagaacattgTGTGCTGAAGAGTTAGTACATGCTGCAGATAAGTTAATAAATACTGAACTCACAGAGGTGAGTTCTCTTTTCACTGAGCTAAGATCAAAGCTGATCTTTGCTGACTTCAAAAAAGTGGTTTTAGACACATGGCTATCTCAAAAACATCGTGTATTAATTTAAGGAGCCAATTCACTGCTAGGATTTTTTGTCGACCCTTTCTTGGTAAAAAGCCTTTGCAGattagatttttatatttttcaggtGTACACTCATCTCCATGTGATTGAGGAGAGGATGAATCAGAGTCTTGCACTGCTGTTCAAGGATCCCACTTTGGCTGAGGAGCTGCACAATGATATTCGTAAGCTAAACTGTTACCCATCGTTTTCTCAGATTCAGATTTCAGTATTGATGAcctatgtttttttgttttgttttttgtttgtttttttctttatgtatcACCTGTAGAGGAAGTGATCAAGGCAGAACGAGGAGACATCAGTGAGCTCATGACCACCTCCTTCTCTGAGACGCGCACTACTGAGGAGCTCCTGCCAGCTGAGAGCGAGGAGGAaaaggatgatgaagaggaagaggagagagcctTCCAGAACAGGCCTTATCCTCCCCACATTGGTACATATCCACACGctactcatacacacacccacaactTCAACATCCTTGAGTCTGTCTTAATTGTGTAAATGAGATGTAAAACAATGAATGGCTTCTCTTAGGTTTCAGTGTTAATacctttccccctttttttctctctgcagaaccACAGTCTAATAAGAAAGGTAGGCTGGTAGTCAATATCATTAAAGCACAGAATTTTATTCTTTATACTGAGTGTAAAGCTCCCagctaaatgtgtttttgcctttttgacTCCATCTTTAGTGTCTGCAGTGGATGAATATGATTATACCACATCTGAGAGAGGCCCCACTTATGAATATGAGGAAAAGGTAAGATGATGGTCATTTTGGCCAGTCTAAAAGGCTGGCGATGTTCCAGATAGACTAATCCAATAAATCACTTTACTGTtacacattttctctcctcttagATCAACACCTCTGCGGAACTCAAGCAGGTAGTCAACAAGCCTCCTGAGATTGCGAGAGATGAACTGGTAAGGGTTGAGTATAAACATCATGATGCtcttgtggtttaaaaaaaaatgcgtTTGACTGCTTGAAGAAATTAGCATGAATTCAAattgaaattacatttgaattattttgtcCCCATCATGCATCCCTTGTTTAACTGCATGTTTCCCTCTTTCCATAGCAACCTGATGCCTTGGAGACATTTAACCGTGGCGCCATGGTGGGCTTGCTGGTGGTGGCTGTGGCGATTGCCATGGTAATGGTAATCAGCCTGCTGCTGGTGCGCAGAAAGCCATATGGCACTATCAGTCATGGCATCGTTGAGGTACGACCCCAGATGGACCTTAAATTTAAGCTGAAAGCTGTCTTAAAGGACCACACCTGTGGTcttgcattttaaattttaactaAAAGAACTACATATATGTTACATTATTACCCGTAGTAAGACTGTTTAAAGCATATCAAATGTTTTTAGAGTCATTTCCTATCTTCCACTGGCTTCCGTTTATTTCACATATAATATGTCAAATTGGAGGAATAAATGCAATCTACACATCCACATTCACATCATGCCACCCACATTTAATTTTGTGCCTTTAGGATTTGACTTGATAGTAACACAATATTACAAAACAAGggtaataaagtaaaaaaaggTAACAAAGATACATTCAAGACCCACGGTAATGTTGGCAATGTTTCAATTTACTGCAAGCTGATTTTCAACTATGAAATAGAAATGGAAACCAGTGGCTGATTGGAAGGATGAGTGTCAGTTTGAAGACTTGCGGTATGCTTAACTGTcagcaaaaatataaagtacAATAACTCGTTATTTgcaaaaacatgtcaaaatcaCAGGTGTGACCCTTTAAGTTAAAGAagtagtttgatattttgggaaatatactcATTTGCTGTCTTGCCCAAATAGTTAGAAG
Proteins encoded:
- the aplp1 gene encoding amyloid-like protein 1 isoform X1, with product MGHTALPILMAVLSYCVWENVEALAMTEVNGPGPQAAEPQIAMFCGRQLLHMNLQTGQWEPDPQGRQGCFKEPSEILSYCQEMYPALPISHIEESKRPVTIHAWCKKGWGHCQTHPFIVLPYRCLEGEYVSEALLVPDRCRFLHQEQMDACESYVYWHNIAKEECTADNLELHSYGMLLPCGDHFRGVEYVCCPGRGSSSGKGETEERDVPAGPQTFTSQTSGKLNSVTKVTAPTPSPSPDTDVDEADMEEEDDEVVEEEEEEEVDEEEAEEEEVEEEEEEETMLVKDPDEYEYPIDSGPYQTSDYLDSFYYEKNHKPTTSAPLMKGDSVTTPRPTDGVDVYFEKPVDDSEHANFLRAKTDLEERRMKRINEIMKEWAEADNQSKNLPKSERQALNEHFQSVLQTLEEQVAGERQRLVETHLARVEAILNNNRRLALENYLTAVQSDPPQPERVLQALKRYMAAEQKDRRHTLRHYQHIVAVDPQKAEQMKFQVYTHLHVIEERMNQSLALLFKDPTLAEELHNDIQEVIKAERGDISELMTTSFSETRTTEELLPAESEEEKDDEEEEERAFQNRPYPPHIEPQSNKKVSAVDEYDYTTSERGPTYEYEEKINTSAELKQVVNKPPEIARDELQPDALETFNRGAMVGLLVVAVAIAMVMVISLLLVRRKPYGTISHGIVEQVDPMLTPEERQLNKMQNHGYENPTYKFFEQMN
- the aplp1 gene encoding amyloid-like protein 1 isoform X2 — translated: MGHTALPILMAVLSYCVWENVEALAMTEVNGPGPQAAEPQIAMFCGRQLLHMNLQTGQWEPDPQGRQGCFKEPSEILSYCQEMYPALPISHIEESKRPVTIHAWCKKGWGHCQTHPFIVLPYRCLEGEYVSEALLVPDRCRFLHQEQMDACESYVYWHNIAKEECTADNLELHSYGMLLPCGDHFRGVEYVCCPGRGSSSGKGETEERDVPAGPQTFTSQTSGKLNSVTKVTAPTPSPSPDTDVDEADMEEEDDEVVEEEEEEEVDEEEAEEEEVEEEEEEETMLVKDPDEYEYPIDSGPYQTSDYLDSFYYEKNHKPTTSAPLMKGDSVTTPRPTDGVDVYFEKPVDDSEHANFLRAKTDLEERRMKRINEIMKEWAEADNQSKNLPKSERQALNEHFQSVLQTLEEQVAGERQRLVETHLARVEAILNNNRRLALENYLTAVQSDPPQPERVLQALKRYMAAEQKDRRHTLRHYQHIVAVDPQKAEQMKFQVYTHLHVIEERMNQSLALLFKDPTLAEELHNDIQEVIKAERGDISELMTTSFSETRTTEELLPAESEEEKDDEEEEERAFQNRPYPPHIEPQSNKKVSAVDEYDYTTSERGPTYEYEEKINTSAELKQVVNKPPEIARDELQPDALETFNRGAMVGLLVVAVAIAMVMVISLLLVRRKPYGTISHGIVEVDPMLTPEERQLNKMQNHGYENPTYKFFEQMN